A portion of the Gossypium arboreum isolate Shixiya-1 chromosome 8, ASM2569848v2, whole genome shotgun sequence genome contains these proteins:
- the LOC108468214 gene encoding receptor-like protein Cf-9, giving the protein MGSLSLVLVVLQLSWSLSSSIPPPSSHLCLPHQRDALLHFKTTIFVGCDYRFSDYYSGFEEYPYPRIDIESWNKSIDCCSWDGVKCSNVTGHVIGIDLSHSCLAGSLFADNSLFQLHNLQWLDLSYNYLTGCLLENTSSLFHVHGLRRLNLACNAFNGAISTELFSQLVSLTHLNLSYNGFFGLIPYQINLLSSLVSLDLSWNALDLRFDDQGFHMLARNFTKLRNLVLTGVHMSDVALTSVLNLSSSLEHLSLGWCQLHGEFPTQVFQLPNLKVIDLRGNENLRGYLPNTNWSSGLELLDLSVCSFRGSIPASFGNLSQIISVDLQGNSLEGQIPDVFGNLRKLTSLSFSSCNLSGPLPITIFNLTKIARLDLSNNHLEGPLPNQVSKLQFLEELWLYNNSICGGVPSWLFTLPSLPVLRLCYNKLVGPIDRIQKTSSIQEVDLSYNWFNTVFHILSCEPYFT; this is encoded by the coding sequence ATGGGAAGCCTTTCCCTAGTTTTGGTGGTGTTGCAACTTTCATGGAGTTTGTCTTCCTCTATTCCTCCACCATCCTCTCATTTATGTCTCCCACACCAGAGAGATGCTTTGCTCCATTTTAAAACCACCATTTTTGTTGGTTGTGATTATCGCTTTTCTGATTATTATAGTGGTTTTGAAGAATATCCTTACCCCAGGATAGACATAGAGTCATGGAACAAAAGCATTGACTGTTGTTCATGGGACGGAGTGAAATGCAGCAACGTGACTGGTCATGTAATCGGCATTGATCTTAGTCACAGTTGCCTTGCTGGATCTCTCTTTGCAGACAACAGCCTCTTTCAACTTCACAACCTCCAATGGCTTGACTTGAGCTACAACTACCTCACAGGTTGTCTTCTTGAGAACACTAGCAGCTTGTTTCACGTTCATGGACTCCGACGACTCAACCTTGCTTGCAACGCTTTCAATGGTGCTATCTCAACAGAGTTATTTAGCCAGTTGGTGAGTTTAACCCATCTTAATCTCTCTTATAATGGGTTCTTTGGCTTGATCCCGTATCAAATCAATCTCCTATCAAGTTTGGTTTCACTTGATCTTTCCTGGAATGCTTTGGACTTGAGATTTGATGACCAAGGTTTTCATATGCTTGCAAGAAACTTCACCAAACTAAGAAACCTTGTACTTACTGGTGTACATATGTCTGATGTTGCACTTACGTCCGTTCTAAACTTGTCTTCATCACTTGAACATTTGAGTCTCGGCTGGTGTCAATTACATGGGGAATTTCCAACTCAAGTTTTTCAGCTTCCAAACCTCAAAGTTATAGATTTAAGAGGGAATGAGAATCTCAGAGGTTATCTCCCTAACACAAACTGGAGTAGTGGCCTTGAGTTGTTGGACCTTTCCGTTTGTAGTTTTAGGGGGTCAATTCCAGCATCATTTGGAAATCTCTCTCAAATCATTTCCGTTGATTTACAAGGAAATTCGCTTGAAGGACAGATTCCAGATGTTTTTGGAAACCTTAGAAAATTAACTTCTCTAAGCTTTTCTTCATGCAATTTGAGTGGTCCACTTCCAATAACTATCTTCAACCTCACAAAAATTGCCCGTTTGGATTTGTCAAATAATCACTTGGAAGGTCCCTTGCCAAATCAGGTTAGTAAGCTTCAATTTCTAGAGGAACTTTGGTTATATAATAACTCTATATGTGGTGGTGTACCATCTTGGCTGTTTACTCTGCCATCTCTTCCAGTCTTGCGCCTCT